A genomic window from Quercus lobata isolate SW786 chromosome 10, ValleyOak3.0 Primary Assembly, whole genome shotgun sequence includes:
- the LOC115964137 gene encoding uncharacterized protein LOC115964137, translated as MTNIAGMECNKDEALRAKEIAEKKFMEKDISGAKRYALKAQRLFSALDGLPQFLATLDVYISAEKRIHGEIDWYGVLGVDPSANDDTIRKHYRRLALILHPDKNKSVGADGAFKILSEAWTFLSDKAKKIDYDQKWKFSGVYGKVPDAKSSVPTGQNGFHNFSNGNNFNTKYQKSATHPHPARATHPHSAGATHPFPAGTPHLLNPTFWTLCSSCKVQFEYLRKYLNCNLVCSNCRQPFMALEIVPPPLNGNVPATPWNSFMQPQNFGPQTVKNQYAPGKIPTSATNDERARFSAYLPSQKNFHSDAFLKTGGVASVPVPASSATQVTGVFQPASEHLKRGHEDAAAAVVREEAYWAKTHATTKPGVGLAAGLSNAGCSMAQKGDRPKKRSRMDNKGGHMANQMTTERRVGMESASGSQKVSFEAGRMNASGNYRTNSTRELSNVETRNMLMEKAKKEIKKKLSEWSMASVLKTSHKLRTLEKKEVEEKNTAVNGLKVEKCREFMHTKNTINTEKSSHASSSVNSDTGGADPMSMSVPDPDFHDFDKDRTEKSFGDNQVWAAYDDDDGMPRFYAMIHSVISRRPFKMRISWLNSKCNDELAPLNWIGSGFYKTSGDFRIGKYEVNDSLNSFSHKVKWTKGTRGAIQIYPMKGDVWALYRNWSPDWNELTPDEVIHKYDMVEVLEDYNEEQGVTVAPLVKVAGFKTVFCHNLDKTRTIPRAEMFRFSHQVPSYLLTGQEAHNAPKGCWELDPAATPLELLQVVTDAQVEELADTVENNRREDPLGCTKNCKEEELVENSKANEGKGLEEDIGRKDVAEVMMKKGKEIKEEKILVYNRRRLREGKMVESAN; from the coding sequence ATGACAAATATAGCGGGGATGGAATGCAATAAGGACGAGGCTCTCAGGGCTAAAGAAATTGCAGAGAAGAAGTTTATGGAGAAGGACATTTCTGGGGCAAAAAGATATGCTCTGAAGGCCCAACGCTTATTTTCTGCGCTTGACGGTCTTCCTCAGTTTCTGGCTACACTTGATGTATACATCTCCGCTGAGAAAAGAATACATGGGGAAATCGATTGGTATGGAGTCCTTGGGGTGGACCCATCGGCCAATGATGATACAATCCGGAAACATTATAGAAGGTTGGCTCTTATTCTTCATCCTGATAAAAACAAATCAGTTGGTGCAGATGGGGCCTTTAAAATACTATCTGAAGCCTGGACTTTTTTGTCAGACAAAGCCAAGAAAATTGACTACGACCAGAAGTGGAAGTTTAGTGGCGTATATGGGAAAGTTCCAGATGCGAAATCTTCAGTGCCAACTGGTCAGAATGGTTTCCATAACTTCTCCAACGGTAATAATTTCAACACAAAATATCAGAAGAGTGCTACTCATCCCCATCCTGCTAGGGCTACTCATCCCCATTCTGCTGGGGCTACTCATCCGTTTCCTGCTGGGACTCCTCATCTATTGAACCCCACATTTTGGACTCTCTGCAGTTCTTGCAAGGTTCAGTTTGAGTACCTTAGAAAATATCTCAACTGCAATCTTGTTTGCTCCAACTGCCGTCAGCCATTTATGGCTTTAGAGATTGTACCACCTCCACTTAATGGCAATGTTCCTGCCACTCCGTGGAATTCTTTCATGCAGCCACAGAATTTTGGTCCACAAACAGTCAAGAATCAATATGCTCCAGGAAAGATACCAACTTCTGCTACAAATGATGAGCGAGCAAGATTTTCTGCTTATCTCCCATCACAGAAAAATTTCCATTCAGATGCATTCCTTAAAACGGGTGGTGTTGCAAGTGTGCCCGTGCCGGCTTCCTCTGCTACTCAAGTCACTGGTGTTTTTCAGCCAGCATCAGAGCATTTGAAGAGAGGGCATGAAGATGCAGCAGCAGCTGTCGTGAGGGAGGAGGCTTATTGGGCAAAAACTCATGCTACTACCAAACCAGGGGTTGGTTTAGCAGCTGGGTTGTCTAATGCTGGTTGCAGTATGGCACAGAAAGGAGACAGGCCTAAGAAAAGAAGTAGGATGGATAATAAGGGGGGACATATGGCAAATCAAATGACAACGGAAAGAAGAGTTGGCATGGAGAGTGCATCTGGATCTCAGAAAGTTAGTTTTGAAGCAGGAAGGATGAATGCTTCCGGAAATTATAGAACTAATTCTACAAGGGAGCTTTCAAACGTGGAAACACGAAATATGTTGATGGAGAAGgctaagaaagagattaagaagAAGCTTAGCGAGTGGAGCATGGCTTCTGTATTAAAGACTTCACACAAGTTAAGGACTTTGGAAAAAAAGGAGGTTGAGGAGAAGAACACTGCTGTAAATGGGCTAAAAGTGGAGAAATGTAGAGAATTCATGCATACCAAAAACACCATTAACACTGAGAAATCTTCGCATGCCAGTTCTAGTGTGAATTCCGATACAGGTGGTGCTGATCCAATGTCAATGAGTGTCCCAGATCCAGATTTTCATGACTTTGACAAGGATCGTACAGAAAAGTCATTTGGTGATAACCAGGTTTGGGCTgcttatgatgatgatgatgggatGCCCCGTTTTTATGCTATGATTCATAGTGTGATATCCAGGAGACCATTCAAAATGCGGATTAGTTGGCTTAATTCGAAATGCAATGATGAATTGGCCCCTCTGAACTGGATTGGTTCTGGCTTTTACAAGACTAGTGGGGATTTCCGGATTGGCAAGTATGAAGTCAATGACTCTCTTAATTCTTTCTCACATAAGGTCAAGTGGACAAAGGGCACAAGGGGTGCCATTCAAATATATCCTATGAAGGGAGATGTTTGGGCTCTCTATAGGAACTGGTCCCCTGATTGGAATGAGCTTACCCCTGATGAAGTGATACACAAATACGACATGGTGGAAGTGCTTGAAGATTACAATGAAGAGCAGGGTGTGACTGTTGCTCCACTTGTTAAAGTTGCTGGATTCAAAACAGTGTTTTGCCATAATTTGGATAAAACCAGGACAATTCCAAGAGCAGAGATGTTTCGGTTCTCACACCAGGTCCCTTCTTACTTGCTTACAGGTCAAGAGGCTCATAATGCCCCCAAAGGTTGCTGGGAGCTTGATCCTGCAGCTACGCCTTTGGAACTTCTTCAGGTAGTGACTGATGCTCAGGTGGAAGAATTGGCAGATACTGTTGAAAATAATAGGCGAGAAGATCCCTTAGGGTGCACAAAAAACTGCAAGGAAGAAGAGCTGGTGGAgaatagcaaagcaaatgaggGAAAAGGTCTGGAAGAAGATATTGGAAGAAAGGATGTGGCAGAGGtgatgatgaagaagggaaAGGAAATCAAGGAAGAAAAGATACTGGTATATAATAGGAGACGGTTGAGGGAAGGGAAAATGGTGGAAAGTGCCAATTAA